The window AAAGGAAGAGAATTTTAAGGCCCCAAGTGAAAAGTTTTCAGACGTCCATTCAGCCAAAGCGTCAAGGGAAGAGAGGAAGCATTAGGTGATTCAGCTTTGACAAAGTAATATGACAGATATCGGCCGTGCCGAGCATTGGTGACAACACAGTCCGAGCATTGCTTGAAGGAGACATTAAATGTGTGACCTGGGAGAGAGGTTATGAGCTCAGCGTGAGATATAGAACAGTAGAACAACGTGAACAGAGAGAGGATCCGAAGTGCGGTGTGAGACAATTCGTGATTCAATCAAAGTTGCAAACTACTTTTctctacacacacacacacacacacacacacacaacgcTCGCCCACACAGATATACTTACAGTAATGGTAATTATCCGGGTATCCAAGGCTTTGGAAGTTTGATGATATTTTTGCATTAGGACCCAGGTAAGAGCCGATGCCGAAACAATGAAAATCTTGGAGAAAATAAAGCACCAAACGTTGAAACTTTCAGGAAAGACATATGAAAACCATCGATATCACATGCATACTGGATATTTCTAGTCCCTTTCGTTTTGTCAAAGCAGGATATCTCCGACATTAGACTAGGGCAAGGAACTCGATTTTAGGAGTAACTAACAAGCCTTGCACATCTACATCGCTGTCTGAAGAAAGGGAGCCGGAAGTATTTTCCACCCCGTGTTCGACCTCAAATTATGAGTCACATCGAATCTCAACTTACATACATGGCGACACTGATTCTCTTGCACAAATAAAACATAATGCGATGTTCATTTGCTTATCTGAATCGAATGCTAGACTTTCTCAAGATCTGCATGGGCCCGCATTAACTTCTGAAAGCGGATGGTAAACGCCAAAGAAATTCGACTTCTTGCATTGTAAGCAGAATTCAAATTTGTGATTCAACGCAATGCAACGACATTGTTACTATGCTGTGGAATGCTTAACCTAAATTGTATGCACTCACAGCAATAACAAGCCATCAAGTGACTTCACTTCCCATGCACATCATGGTTTAAGAACTAGGTAAATCAAAGTAGCCCATATTATCATctagattaaattaaattacttTGTTTTGGAAGgtggtcttcttctttttttggccaagcAGTAGTTGCCATCTCAAGTCACTTTTTCCAAGGTCTTTTCCCCAGTTTATAGACCAGAAGCGCAGGTGCAAAAGATTTTCGATCCCATCAATCCCAAGGTTAGGCCTTTTTTGTACAAACCTAACCTTTATTTACTCTGTCAAATTCTTCATCCCAGATTCTTGTTTGTCCCCAAGAAACCACACGACTTTGTGGAGTTAACTTTTCTAACTACCGAGGCTGCCACCACCAAAATCAAATCACCAACGCCTcagccaaagaaaataaaaatgacaaacgTGGTTGCCTTTTTCGTTGTTggttcagaaaaagaaaaagattaattcAAGAACTGACGTGTTTCAGGTTCTGATGCATCTATACCCTTTTTAGGAAAGTTTGGTCAAAGGCATTAATGAGTTTGACAAAAAAAACCAGCACTGAAATGACAATAGCAGCGAGAACGACATTAAAGAGACCAGGAGTAAAAAGACTGAACCATTTATAGCATTTCTTCGCATTCAACAACCAAAGTTACACCACCCAATTTCAAAAGACGTCCTTTTGGctctaatttttcctttgggAGTATGTACATCTAACTGTGAAACCCGAAAAGGCCCTCTGGTGCCTCATGTCCcgcaaaaagaaggaaagaagaaagcggggagggagggagagacaaaaaaaagagaaaaaaaagaaaccaagaaCAAAAGCTGAATGGCTGCAAGAAATAGCAGCAGGAATGTCTAACGTGAGAAGATCTGGCCAAGCCAAGGGTTGGTGTTGGATTTAATTGTCTGTTCTAATTCTCGGGCCTTCGTAAGGAACTCTCACCACAGTAAAATCCTCCGGTTTCTCCTGAAGCCATGCAtaaccttctctctcttcttctggcactgatgatgatgatgatgatgatgctccATCAACTGCATTCTCACAAGGCGAATTTCTTATTCTTTAAACCAACTCCCGCAAAAACCGTGAAAAGAATCGAGGGGGAACTTGAATGAAAGGAAACAGAAGGGGGACAAGTGTGGAAACCTGAGAAGCTGGTGAACGGGAAGTCGCGGTAGTAGGTACAGTGTCGGCCTTCAGAGTCGGAGTAGGGTGGGCCTAACACATCGAGAACTGCGCAAGCTGTGACAGCGGTGAAGCAGTGCATGTTGCCTCCGTTGGCTGGATACAGAATGGACGTTTCACACGGAGCGGTGAACTCGGAGTTGACCTTGACCTTTGCCAAGCGAGCCCCACTAGGATGGACTGCATAACGAGAAATTCAAAGATTTTGCTTCACACAGGAGGAACAAAAAGCCCTTGTTTCACATTTAACGAGCTGCTAATCGAAGCAAGCTGCGTGCCTATAcaaggccaaaaaaataaaaaaaaataaaaaacttggaTTGCGCAAGAGAGCCTTTTGTTGTTTTCTGCAACAAGAAACATAATAAAAAGCTtacccttaccaaaaaaaaaaaaaaaaaaaaaaaaaaaataaaaagctggCTAATGAGTTGTCATTTGACATGTTTTATATAGTTATCCTGCCCCTCTAATGCATGATCTTTGCGCGATCGACAATTATTACTCGTTCCAGGTAGAGAAGTCTCAATGGATAGAGTACACTGGGACTAGTATTACTGGTTCACAAAGCAATGCGCCTCACAAGGTAATGTAGCAGATTGTGAGCGAGCAAGGGGCTATAGCGAGTACTCTATAAGAGTCTGCTATATCAGCTCCTAATATACAATAGCTATACAAGTGCATGGTACTCCATATGACCCTTTGGAAAAGTGAGAATCGAGGCTGTGTTATCAAAAACCAAAGTAACTTGCTAGCCAACTTCTCCTAGCCAACAAGCCAAAAGTGATGCACGTTCTGCACTAATTGTCAAAATGACAAGTTTTTTAGCGCTCTTAAGTTTTTTGCTCAACATATAATAACAACAAACTAAGCCTTATCCGACAAAGAGATATTTTTGGCACTCTTACCTTCTTCTTTacagaggagaagaaaagaaaaaaggacattCATTTCACTAGGTCAGCAGCACTAATTTTCACCTCATGATTTGATTTCAAGAGATAAACTGCATAAAATGACTAGAGACTGGCAAATCGAGGtctttctttgctttgtttGAAACTCCTGTGctcttctttattttactttttcaatgtattaaatttttcataaacatcTCCGCATTCATGATAACTATTCTCCTACTTCTAACACCCCCAGTTTAGGTTGTCTTTATTGAAAATGCTCGAGCAGATTTTATAGAAGCGACTTACTTTGAGGATTACTGAGAACAGCTGTGCCACTGGCGCCATCAGCCATCCAATCATATGATTTGATGTGCATTGTTCCATATAAAAGCTTGCTGAAAACCGTCATTCCAGGGTGGTTATGTAGAGGAATCACACTGGATGCTGGCAAGCAGAAGATCACTATCTGCATGATGTAAATAATTATTGTTCCATTAGTGCAGTAAAACCATCTAATGTGGCTTGGCATCATCATTAGGGCAGGCCTGAGAAGAAGCCAACATACCGAAAATTTATCGCATTCATGGAGACGCAGGCGTGCTACAATTGGTGACCTTTCTGCTGCCATTATGTGAAAGTATGGCGTGTCAGGCCTAAGGCCCACATCGTCCAGTTGCATGCCATCTGCCGAAAATCAATTGCAGAAACTCATGAGGATCTAGCTGAGATAAGTTGCTAGCACAAACTGTGCGCTAATGAATCAAGACTTAAAAGCATTTACGGAAACAAACACCAGTGACTACCACGAATGTCTATTCAATGGATGGAAGTAAGATCATGCATCTAACTTTTTCATCCAAGAGGATAATTCACTTTGAACAAACCTACGTCCACATATCTTGCAGCTTTAATGCTAACAGTTGTTACTGAGCTTATCAGTTTTTGtaagaaaaggtaaaagcaCGGAAGAGTAGCCATCTATGACAACTGACAACTATATACTAAAGTTCTCGACGGTTGAGTGCGTGTATAATTGCCGCTCTTTCATTAGTACCGCGCTGCTAAACCATAGAGCAAAGCCAAATGCAAAGTCACTGTTCAAAATCATTAAACTGTATCAACCTTAAAAGTTGGCAACTTGATGCAGAGTCAAACCATAGAATAATGACCACCATTTCAtctacataaaaagaagaaaaaaaatgtactcAAGGACATCAACTTGCTTCCAGCACAGCAAGCACAAGAGGGCACTTGCTGTATATTATTCAAAAACATAGCTTCAGCGCAACATCGAGCATTTAATAAACTATCTGCGCCCATCTGTAAGTAACGAAGGATAGAATTATAATCCAGACTCCTTACACCGGACCGCATCAACTGCAAAATCAGTCATCAAGTAACAGTGTAACCCCCCATTTGTGGAATCCTATAAAAGGACACAAACATTCGTACATTGCCTACACTGTCGTTGGCTATGCCCAGGACATCATACCATAAACCGAGATCGGACGAAGTCCCCTTCCCTCACAACCCCCCCAAAAAGGAACTTTGCAGTAGTCAGGACATCACGAGTACTTTACAAGTACAAGTTATGAGACCCATCCCAGGGGAAATAAACATTTTCTAATGCAAGCGGGAGAAAAAGAACATCCATTCTAGCTTACATTGTTTGAAGTCTTGTGCTATAATTGAATAACTATTGATTTCACATGACTTGAGACAACCATCATAAGCAAAAGATAATCATCATGTTTAGGATGCATTAATCGTGACAAATCCAATAATAGTAATATAACATCAACAAGTCGAGGCCAAAGCATTCCCATTTTGGTTAcccccataaaaaaaaaaaaaaaaaaaaaatctggaggaagctaaaaaacaaacaatatcCAAATTCCATGACCGCGTCACTGTATGCAATCACAAACTCCCAATCGCAAAAGCGACGCTTGCCCATTATTCACCACCATACGTACCTAAAGCGGCCTTGACACGCTCGACATCCTCCGGCGGAGGCACGATGCCGGCCCCGCCCGCGGCGAATACCTCCTTGCACGTGTCGAATAGCCGCTGAACCGGCGACGTCGTCGGCATCGCAACCGCCTCCCTCTGACGCCGCCGGTTCCTCCTGGACCTGCTATTCGAGGTCGTGGTGTCCGTCGAATTCACAACACTCCTCTTTTTTTAACTTGTTCAATCAACGGGTGTCATTGTAACCCCCCATTAACCAATCCAATGCTATCGGATTCTCTACATGGGCATCGGCCGAACTCCCTCCACCGACTCAAACAAGACGAAGGGCGAAGCAGAACAGGTCGTGGGTATCTGCGGAATCGCCATAGCCGGCCGGCGGATCGGTTTATATTGCCGTTACTTGGTCAAACGGAAGATGGGGAAGATGGGTACAGTGCAAGAAGCTCCAAGATGAAGAATTTCGACGCGGGCAATGACGGGAGGATTTGAATTCACACGAGCAAGGACAGGGGAAAGCGCCAACGGAAGTGACTTCCGTCAGGGGGCGTTGGTTTGTCTAAACTGGGACCGAAACGAGAACAGCAGGGGGACGCACGAAACGGCGCACGCTCGACAGAGATGCGAGGAATGGCGCACACCCCCCGCCCCGGTCCCGTGCGAAGCTGCGAATGATGGCGACCGGAGGAATTCGAGGAAGATATAAAGAAGGCCGAaacagaggaagaggaagagagagaaagagagagaagcagagggCAGGATTCAGGGAAGGAGGCAAAACCAGGGGCCGTTGCTTTGGCTTTCCTGTGGGCTGTTCCAGTGGCGGATTTTTGTTGGTcaaaatctttctttctcttcgtcttttcccctgtttttttttttttttttttaaatatcccTCTTAATGTCTTTTGCTTCCCCTctaatctttttgaatttttataagttCGGGATTTTCGgtaatttatcattttgaaaatcttgaatCCTAGTGCATTTTTGTCGAATCTCTGGTAAGAATACATACGATAACGCCCACAGATATGGCGATCGAACGGGCTGATATTATCGGCGGTTCGACTTTGACAGTTGGATTTACATTAATTTCATTGGTCAAATGAAGCCAGATCGACATTTAGAAATGTGATTCATATTAGTTTACTGATTGGATGATAGGTACgtgtttgatttgaattccaaagtgaaaacaaaaatagtaaGGGAAGTGGATTTAATGATGATAATGTTTGGTTGAAATTAGGAAAGAATTTATTAGTAAAAAGGGTGATTGTTGAAACCCTCATTTGCATGTTTAAAAGTGAAGGTTTGGGTTATGGATGATCTTGTCACTCTTCCAATATTACCACAATTTACGAGCTAATAGCTAAGTCATAACAAATGTGGAGTGTTGTCTTGAACTTAGGAGCCACACTCTTGATTTTTTGGCACATATTCTATTTTTGAGCCCGCTCAAAGCCACTTTTTGGCAACTAGCTTTTAGCCAGATGTGCATAAATTGGGTCgtcaaatatttttgtttagtcGTAAAATCTACAATCTGCTTTGCTTGAATTGTGCAGTCAAGGTCTTTAAATTTCGTTTAGGATCGTGCAATCGCATTCTTTCTTCATTTGTAACTAGCAATTTCGACAGTTTTGCCAAATGCAACGGCTTGCTGATTAAGGCGATGCACAAATTACCATGTGGATCCGATGGCATGTGACATTAGCTAtatgaaaaaaggaaattacAGAGATGGAtctatttctctctctaagaGTAGGGATGTGCATGAGAACAAGCTTGGACCAACCTAATTAATTTTGGGCGATTTTCAATTCCAAGTATAGAACCAAATtacctaaattgaattaatatatattttttcattttcttttaaagagtaaagaaaaaaaaacttaccaaaaccctaatttagATCAGACCAATATGGGAACTGAATCAAGATCGACTTATCTAGCTCCCAATTTTAGAGTAAAATAGGTCCAACTCGTGACCGATCATCTATACCTAAGAGAGCAGTTCACacttttttattcaataaatcattttgtaattattttttctctctctctcttattcgTTCTTTGCGTGAGATTGCCTTGAGAATTCCGAATCGACCATCGTAATGGGGagataatataattttttagcaATGCATTGATGAGAGCATCTAAATTTTGGGAAACAGTAATTTAATCAAGAACTTACTCATCGATTACGTACTCAGtggatattaaaaaaattgttaattcgAGGGTCATTCTAATTCATACACGTGGGCCTCTGcatttccactttttttttaccaactcctgtaaaaatattattatatgatAATTTGGAATACAATATGATAAGATTAAAATATGTTCTTCCGCAATTTTgatgtcttcttttcttttcttttctttatttttccttccaaatgcAACGGATATcttccttatttaaaaaaaaaaaaattgcatcacTGCTGGCATCACctaactgaaaaaaaaaatagctttcgGATTTGCATTCAATAGGAAAAGAACAATTATTCCGTTATTAATTAAAAGCatgcatgaaaaagaaaaattaaagaacttgTCTCTctcctatatatatatcaatatcAACCGGCTTagatatcatgtgagattttataaaattataaccAACTACTCTAAAAAACTAAACGGTTAGATAAATGCGTAGtctaatatttaaatattatatcattCATGAGTAGAATTCATATTAATATGGTGAAGCTTTTCTGAATCTTATGAACTGGAGATGATATAGAATCATTGTTCTCcatgttcttcaaattcattccCAGATGCCGAACAATTTGAAAACGATTTAATCATTTCAATTTAGCAAGGTTCAAGTTATCAACGTAGGGGACCGTTTGACAAGGGTTATACCTAaacaaatttgttaaaaattcaCCCGACTACATTGAAGCATGCCTGATAATGACAAATTGCAGGACTAGACATTGTTACCTACTAATCGACATGACATTTACTTAACTGCATTACCTAacaattacaaattttaataaatttactacGTTTAATTAGTATGCTAATAAATCACTGGGGGTTCGctctagtggccacccttccaacttggaaggaaAAGGGAATCTCCACCTTCTTAGGAGGGATTGGGATGGGgacaattttattttaggaGTAGGCATGCCCTGTAAGGAGACAAAGCAAaaatctgagagtgagtgttaagGTGAGATTAGAGtagaccgacaaaaaaaaaaagttatgctaatatattaaatattgaCTAAATGACATCcttaggctccatttgtttagccaaaaataaattatttataatttttttttagaaaataattgtctaaaataattagttaataaaaaaatatttttattatcaataatactTTATGTCCAAGCATGTTCGCAGGCGATGCAGATATTCTTTTGCTTGTTTAGGTTTGTAAGCAATACAGACGATcgttgtccaaaaagttctcaaTATATTATACGATGGCCAATTTAGTCTCAAACTTtataatttagtcaatttaattttaaacatttgaaaaatgaaaaactaaaagaaagcgaaaaaataagaaaatttaaaaaaattacaaaaatcgtCAACATCAATACTAGCCATACCAACATAAGTTGTGCCAACATATGACggtgcacacacacacacacacacacacacatatatatatatatatttaggattgaattaacacaattgaaatattaaCGAAAAGATTAGCcaccatataataaatttagtaCTTTCTGGACAATTTCCCGTGAAAATTTAACTCTCACTCAGCATTTGTCCCGTGACTTGCAAGTTGGTGCTGTCTTGTTAAGTGAAAGTACTCTAAGAAAAGGTCACGAGAAAATCCCAACTTGGTTGAATTAGGGCCATTGCTAAAACTTGAATTTAATTAGTATCCACCATACAGAGCCTAACCCAATTCTTAGGTCTTGGGGGTGCCTGATTAATTTATAGCCATTTGACTTGAAAAGAGCGGTTGGTAATGAAAAGGGTGTCAGCGTAGAGAGAGAGGTTATCACCATGATTACGTGAGTAATTTGACTTCAGTACACCTTAAGTTTGCACTCAATCTCAAAAGatataatcttcttctttttttttcttttttttggcataatcaactcgaatttcatggaacTTAGCCCAAGTCAAGCTCGTAGAAACGCTGCATCCGGTTGAGATCGAGTGCCGGTCAAATGAAATTAGAACGAGCTCTTCGAGTCTAGCAAAACCAAAAGTAAAGCAGTTGGTCAATTTTTCAAGTCCAATCTCGATCTCAGACTTTTGAGGCCACGCTATCAT of the Eucalyptus grandis isolate ANBG69807.140 chromosome 10, ASM1654582v1, whole genome shotgun sequence genome contains:
- the LOC104422550 gene encoding plant cysteine oxidase 2 gives rise to the protein MPTTSPVQRLFDTCKEVFAAGGAGIVPPPEDVERVKAALDGMQLDDVGLRPDTPYFHIMAAERSPIVARLRLHECDKFSIVIFCLPASSVIPLHNHPGMTVFSKLLYGTMHIKSYDWMADGASGTAVLSNPQIHPSGARLAKVKVNSEFTAPCETSILYPANGGNMHCFTAVTACAVLDVLGPPYSDSEGRHCTYYRDFPFTSFSVDGASSSSSSSVPEEEREGYAWLQEKPEDFTVVRVPYEGPRIRTDN